A single window of Deltaproteobacteria bacterium DNA harbors:
- a CDS encoding VanZ family protein codes for MIDIPRSDIHRFCFPRMWLIGGWLYVALIIVLSLIPTPPPVASFPLSDKAGHFLVYMMLMFWFAQLYRELAWQVCFCLVFILMGAALEAAQIMVPGRSCEYADVVANSLGVVLGALAARTFAGNFLAFLDAKLGRFIHWCHKL; via the coding sequence ATGATTGACATACCGAGGTCCGACATTCACAGATTTTGCTTCCCCCGAATGTGGCTCATTGGCGGCTGGCTGTATGTGGCGTTGATTATTGTTCTCTCTTTGATCCCGACCCCGCCGCCGGTTGCTAGTTTTCCCCTGTCTGACAAGGCGGGGCATTTTCTCGTCTACATGATGCTGATGTTCTGGTTTGCTCAGCTTTACCGCGAGCTCGCCTGGCAGGTGTGCTTCTGCCTGGTTTTTATTCTTATGGGTGCTGCACTGGAGGCGGCCCAGATCATGGTGCCAGGTCGCAGTTGTGAGTACGCGGACGTGGTAGCCAACAGCCTGGGTGTAGTATTGGGTGCTCTGGCAGCGAGAACCTTCGCAGGAAACTTTCTGGCGTTCCTGGATGCGAAGCTTGGCCGCTTTATCCACTGGTGCCACAAACTATAG